The genome window GTCGCCCCCGAGGAGTAAGGACCAGCGGCTGCGGCGGGGCCGAACGCGGCCCCGCCGCCCGCGTCCCACGCGGCGAGCGGAAGCGGCGAGCGGAAGGAGGAGCTGCGGCGTGGAGCTGCCTGCGAAGATCTTTCGCGAGTACGATATCCGCGGCGTCGTCGGGGAGGACCTCGACGCCGCCGTCTACCGCGCCCTCGGCGGCGCGATCGCTGCGCGCTGGCTGGCCGACGGCGCCCGGGAGGCCGTGGTCGGCCACGACAACCGCCTCCACTCGCCGGAGCTGACGAGCGCCTTCGTCGAAGGGGTCCTCGCCACCGGGCTCGACGTCGTCGAGATCGGCCAGGTGCCGACGCCGGTGCTCTACTTCGCGCAGGCCGTGCTCGGCGAAGGCAAGAACTTCGGCGCCATGGTGACGGCCAGCCACAACCCGCCCCAGTACAACGGCGTCAAGATCGTTTCCGCGGGCCGCGCGCTCTCCGGCGGCGAGATCGCCGCCCTGCGCGGGGCGGCGGCCGGGCCCCTGCCCCAAGGCCGGGGCCGCCGGCGCGCCGAGGACTTCAAGGCGCGCTACCTCGCGCACCTGGCCGGCGACCTGAGGCCCGCGCGCCCCGTCAAAGTCGCCGTCGACTGCGGCAACGGCACCGCCGGCATCGTCGCGCGCCAGCTCTTCACCGCTCTCGGCGCCGAGGCGACCCTGCTCTACGAGGAGCCGGACGGCCGCTTTCCCAACCATCCGGCCGATCCCGTCGTGCCCGAGAACCTGCGCGAACTCGTCCGCACCGTGCGCGAGGGCGGCTACGAGCTCGGGATCGCCTTCGACGGGGACTCGGATCGCCTCGGCGTCGTCGACGAGCGCGGCGAGATCCTCTGGGGGGACCGTCTGCTCGCGCTCTATGCGCGCCGCGTGCTCGCCCGGCATCCCGGCGCGAAGGTCATCTTCGAGGTGAAGTGCTCGCGCGCCCTGGCCGAGGACATCGCGGCCCACGGCGGCGTGCCCGTGCTCTGGAAGACGGGCCACTCGCTGATCAAGGCCAAGCTCAAGGCCGAGGGCGCCCTGCTCGCCGGCGAGATGAGCGGCCACCTCTTCTTCGCCGACCGCTACTTCGGCTACGACGACGCCCTCTACGCGGCCGGCCGCCTGCTCGAGATCGTGGCGGCGGCGGATGCGCCGCTCAGCGGCCTGCTGGCCGGGGCGCCGGTCTACGTCTCGACGCCCGAGATCCGCCGGGCCTGCCCCGACGAGCAGAAGTTCGCGGTCGTCGAGGCCCTGCGCGCGCGCTTCGCCGCCGAGTACACGGTGATCGACATCGACGGCGTGCGCATCGAGTTTCCCGACGGCTGGGGCCTCGTGCGCGCCT of bacterium contains these proteins:
- a CDS encoding phosphomannomutase/phosphoglucomutase gives rise to the protein MPAKIFREYDIRGVVGEDLDAAVYRALGGAIAARWLADGAREAVVGHDNRLHSPELTSAFVEGVLATGLDVVEIGQVPTPVLYFAQAVLGEGKNFGAMVTASHNPPQYNGVKIVSAGRALSGGEIAALRGAAAGPLPQGRGRRRAEDFKARYLAHLAGDLRPARPVKVAVDCGNGTAGIVARQLFTALGAEATLLYEEPDGRFPNHPADPVVPENLRELVRTVREGGYELGIAFDGDSDRLGVVDERGEILWGDRLLALYARRVLARHPGAKVIFEVKCSRALAEDIAAHGGVPVLWKTGHSLIKAKLKAEGALLAGEMSGHLFFADRYFGYDDALYAAGRLLEIVAAADAPLSGLLAGAPVYVSTPEIRRACPDEQKFAVVEALRARFAAEYTVIDIDGVRIEFPDGWGLVRASNTGPVLVLRFEATSEERLEAIRALVLGALREELPEEGA